From Pseudomonas sp. LS1212, the proteins below share one genomic window:
- a CDS encoding SDR family NAD(P)-dependent oxidoreductase: MTQASQKLAGKVALVTGASRGIGRAIAQRFAAEGATVVVSARSLQQTASVPGSLAETVELITLAGGKAIPLTADLELPAERDGLVARAAAAAGGLDILVNNAGFAEYCGVETMPQAMFERTLDHYLRVPFALSQAAIPLMRTRGGGWILNLGSVTALPPLRPYQDLERFGGIAVYAAAKAAINRFTQSLAAELETDNIAVNTVGPSTAIRTPGGGRYIPDDYPTEPVEYLVETALALCHLPASERTGLITHSLHFPLAHGLPVFTLDGHDQLPVPIIPAWAHPGIEPTGA; the protein is encoded by the coding sequence ATGACTCAGGCATCGCAGAAACTGGCCGGCAAGGTCGCACTTGTCACGGGGGCCAGCCGGGGTATTGGTCGCGCCATCGCCCAGCGCTTCGCGGCAGAGGGGGCGACCGTGGTGGTCAGTGCGCGCAGTCTGCAGCAGACGGCTAGCGTGCCAGGCTCATTGGCCGAGACGGTCGAGCTGATCACGCTGGCCGGCGGCAAGGCAATCCCATTGACCGCCGACCTGGAGCTGCCCGCTGAGCGCGACGGTTTGGTCGCACGCGCCGCCGCTGCCGCCGGCGGCTTGGACATCCTGGTCAACAACGCGGGATTCGCCGAGTACTGCGGCGTCGAAACGATGCCGCAAGCCATGTTCGAGCGCACTCTAGATCACTACTTGCGTGTGCCGTTCGCACTCAGTCAGGCTGCAATTCCATTGATGCGTACACGTGGTGGCGGCTGGATTCTGAACTTGGGTTCGGTCACCGCTCTGCCGCCGCTGCGTCCTTATCAGGATCTCGAACGGTTCGGGGGTATCGCTGTATACGCTGCGGCCAAGGCTGCCATCAACCGCTTCACCCAGAGTCTCGCGGCGGAGCTGGAGACCGACAACATTGCGGTGAATACGGTGGGGCCGAGCACCGCGATTCGTACCCCTGGCGGCGGGCGCTACATCCCGGACGACTATCCAACCGAGCCCGTCGAATATCTGGTGGAGACCGCGTTAGCGTTGTGCCATTTGCCTGCCAGCGAGCGTACCGGTCTGATCACACACAGCCTGCACTTTCCTCTAGCCCACGGGCTACCGGTCTTTACGCTGGACGGCCACGATCAGTTGCCGGTACCGATAATTCCGGCATGGGCACACCCGGGCATCGAGCCCACAGGCGCATGA
- a CDS encoding SDR family NAD(P)-dependent oxidoreductase gives MHRLIDKVAVIAGGGSGIGAATAERLAMEGAAVVIGDLQGDSAEALAQRIQDRGGRALGVQCDISNDVSVAALIAAALDTFGGVDLMHANAADMGAIMHDTTVLDVPLEIFDRTIAVNLRGYLLCTRHALPAMLQRGGGAIVYTSSAAAFMGEPERVCYGISKSGIHALMRHVASAWGKQGIRANVIAPGLIMTEALREHALVQLKADALEQGRSPRLGEPTDIAATVAFLASRDGEWINGQVISVDGGVSMR, from the coding sequence ATGCATAGGCTAATCGACAAAGTGGCGGTGATCGCTGGCGGCGGCTCGGGTATCGGCGCCGCCACCGCTGAACGGCTGGCGATGGAAGGCGCGGCCGTGGTGATCGGTGATCTCCAGGGCGACAGCGCAGAAGCGCTGGCGCAACGTATTCAGGACCGAGGCGGACGAGCCCTGGGAGTGCAGTGCGATATCAGCAATGACGTCTCGGTGGCTGCGCTGATAGCAGCCGCGCTGGATACTTTCGGCGGCGTCGATTTGATGCATGCCAATGCGGCCGACATGGGCGCAATCATGCATGACACCACCGTGCTCGATGTTCCGCTTGAAATATTTGACCGCACCATCGCAGTCAACCTGCGCGGCTACCTGCTGTGCACCCGCCATGCGCTACCGGCAATGCTGCAGCGCGGTGGTGGCGCGATCGTCTACACCAGTTCCGCCGCTGCCTTCATGGGCGAACCGGAGCGAGTCTGCTATGGCATCAGCAAAAGCGGCATTCATGCGCTGATGCGCCACGTCGCATCGGCGTGGGGCAAGCAGGGCATCCGCGCCAACGTGATCGCGCCGGGGTTAATTATGACTGAGGCTCTGCGCGAGCACGCGCTGGTGCAGCTCAAAGCCGATGCGCTCGAACAGGGGCGCAGTCCACGCCTCGGGGAACCGACAGACATTGCTGCCACCGTTGCATTCCTGGCGTCGCGCGACGGTGAGTGGATCAACGGCCAGGTTATCAGTGTTGACGGCGGTGTCAGCATGCGCTGA
- a CDS encoding NADP-dependent oxidoreductase: protein MRAVVIDRLGGPEVLQLATVQKPLPGPGEVLIRVHYAGVNPADWKCRQGYLSQFITYSFPFVLGFDLSGTVAEVGEGVSDIPEGTRVFAQSDVGAGKWGAYAEYVCVSRASVVKIPANLDFAAAAAVPTPALAAWAGLFDEGGLRPGMKILVHGGGSAVGGFAIQFARSAGGQVATTCSNDNLPHVRELGAEFTIDYRHTDIGPALEQWAPEGVDMVLDCIGAGTLPDALDLLRTGGVLVAILTLVPGDTGPDFDEAARRGLRTAVAYSRMPSGEALGRIANLLATGRVRPPRLEVMPLAEVATAHDRLQQGQARIKQVLQVVE, encoded by the coding sequence ATGCGTGCTGTAGTGATAGATCGCCTTGGGGGCCCGGAGGTATTGCAGTTAGCCACGGTGCAGAAACCGCTGCCGGGGCCTGGTGAAGTCCTGATTCGCGTCCATTACGCCGGGGTCAATCCGGCCGACTGGAAATGTCGCCAAGGCTACCTCAGCCAGTTCATCACCTACAGCTTTCCATTTGTACTGGGTTTCGACCTGTCCGGAACCGTAGCTGAAGTGGGGGAAGGAGTTTCTGACATCCCCGAAGGTACCCGGGTTTTCGCCCAGAGTGATGTGGGGGCCGGAAAGTGGGGGGCTTATGCCGAGTACGTCTGCGTTTCGCGCGCCTCTGTTGTCAAGATACCAGCCAACCTCGATTTCGCCGCGGCTGCGGCTGTCCCCACCCCCGCTCTGGCGGCTTGGGCCGGCTTGTTTGATGAGGGCGGCCTGCGTCCTGGGATGAAGATACTGGTCCATGGCGGAGGAAGTGCCGTGGGAGGGTTCGCCATCCAGTTTGCCAGATCTGCAGGGGGACAGGTTGCCACAACCTGCAGCAATGACAACCTGCCCCATGTGCGAGAGTTAGGGGCCGAGTTCACCATCGACTATCGCCACACTGACATCGGTCCCGCGCTGGAGCAGTGGGCACCCGAAGGAGTCGACATGGTGCTCGACTGCATTGGTGCGGGTACCTTGCCCGACGCCCTCGATCTGCTACGCACTGGCGGTGTGCTGGTTGCGATTCTTACCCTGGTACCAGGCGATACGGGCCCCGACTTTGATGAGGCGGCCAGGCGCGGTCTACGCACGGCAGTCGCCTACAGCCGCATGCCTAGTGGCGAGGCATTGGGGCGTATCGCCAACCTGTTAGCGACCGGACGCGTGCGCCCGCCACGCCTGGAGGTAATGCCGCTGGCGGAGGTGGCGACGGCGCATGACCGGCTGCAGCAAGGACAGGCGCGCATCAAGCAAGTGTTGCAGGTTGTCGAGTGA
- a CDS encoding MBL fold metallo-hydrolase, whose product MDLQFLGTSAGVPTRARNVSGTALIESSGKGWYLIDCGEATQHQLLRTPLSLHDLRGVFITHVHGDHCFGLPGLLASAGMAGRTEPLDMVLPAALHDWVRLGLAVTESHLPFELRMHAVETFDGWCSGNVRVGTVVLSHRVPCHGYVFTEINPDPRLDVQRLQAEGIPRGPLWGELVRGNYVEHAGRMLHAQDYLRPSRPARRVIVCGDNDTPELLAEVAAGADVLVHEATFTQPMVDRTRASYGHSTAAAVARFAEAAGIPNLVLTHFSARYQANPQRSPSIEEVREEAEAHFSGRLILARDLQRYHLGQDGRLEVMATD is encoded by the coding sequence ATGGATCTACAGTTTCTCGGCACCTCGGCCGGGGTGCCCACCCGGGCCCGGAACGTCAGCGGTACCGCCCTGATCGAATCTTCCGGCAAGGGCTGGTACCTGATCGATTGCGGCGAGGCCACCCAGCATCAACTGCTGCGCACCCCGCTGTCGCTGCATGACCTGCGCGGGGTATTCATTACCCATGTCCATGGGGATCACTGCTTCGGCTTGCCCGGGTTGCTGGCTAGCGCCGGCATGGCCGGGCGTACCGAGCCGCTGGACATGGTGCTGCCGGCTGCGCTGCATGACTGGGTGCGCCTTGGCCTGGCCGTCACCGAGTCGCACCTGCCCTTCGAATTGCGCATGCATGCTGTCGAAACCTTCGACGGCTGGTGCAGTGGCAATGTCCGGGTCGGCACTGTTGTCCTGTCTCATCGGGTGCCCTGTCACGGCTATGTGTTCACCGAGATCAATCCTGACCCACGCCTGGATGTGCAACGCCTGCAGGCCGAAGGCATCCCGCGTGGCCCCCTTTGGGGTGAACTTGTTCGAGGGAACTATGTGGAGCATGCCGGGCGCATGCTTCATGCGCAGGACTATCTGCGCCCCTCGCGACCAGCGCGGCGCGTCATCGTCTGCGGCGACAACGACACACCCGAGCTACTGGCCGAAGTAGCAGCGGGTGCGGATGTGCTCGTGCATGAGGCGACATTTACCCAGCCGATGGTCGATCGCACCCGGGCGAGTTATGGGCACAGCACGGCTGCAGCGGTAGCGCGTTTCGCCGAGGCGGCAGGCATTCCAAACCTGGTGCTTACCCATTTCAGCGCCCGCTACCAGGCCAACCCCCAGCGCAGCCCGTCCATCGAGGAGGTTCGCGAGGAGGCCGAGGCTCACTTCAGCGGCCGGTTGATCCTGGCGCGCGATCTGCAGCGCTACCACCTTGGACAGGACGGCCGCCTGGAGGTGATGGCGACCGATTGA
- a CDS encoding GNAT family N-acetyltransferase: MIIERTYDASSAVPQCADYHIEVVRSLADAEPYIEAWEALAKAAVEPNMFYSPWALLSALEHLAGNKRFVLLFILRPTERTMRPGFVIDGFFPLFEPGACALLPLSVARMFRHRYCFSVAPLLRSGHESGVMRSFLRWLHRHRESYPLLRMRDAPADGPLADALRGALREEGRRFHEGAHWQRALMRLGDDAERYLERALSSKERREYRRQRNRLAELGDLRIRALQPSGEDLAAWLAAFVKLELKGWKGESQSALGSRPESRRYFEAVASAAYARGQLMMLEMSLDGRPLAMLCDFLAPPAAFAFKIAFDEDYAKYSPGVLLILEYIHRRNELEERGIEWMDSCSNPDNVLINRLWLERKPLCTFMLSSGSPLADLWVSLYPYAKRLKDWLKRR; the protein is encoded by the coding sequence ATGATTATCGAGAGAACCTACGACGCTAGCTCCGCTGTGCCGCAGTGCGCCGACTACCACATCGAGGTCGTTCGCTCGTTGGCGGATGCCGAGCCCTATATCGAAGCCTGGGAGGCGCTGGCCAAGGCCGCTGTCGAACCCAACATGTTCTACTCGCCCTGGGCCTTGCTGTCGGCCCTCGAGCACTTGGCGGGCAACAAGCGCTTCGTGCTGTTGTTCATTCTCAGACCGACCGAGCGAACGATGCGGCCCGGGTTTGTGATTGATGGTTTTTTCCCGCTTTTCGAGCCGGGCGCCTGTGCCCTCTTGCCCTTGTCGGTGGCCAGAATGTTCCGCCACCGTTATTGCTTTTCAGTGGCGCCCCTGTTGCGGAGCGGTCACGAGAGCGGGGTGATGCGCTCTTTCCTGCGCTGGTTACACAGGCATCGAGAGAGCTACCCGCTTTTGCGGATGCGCGATGCGCCTGCCGATGGCCCGCTGGCCGATGCCCTACGCGGGGCGCTGCGCGAGGAGGGGCGGCGCTTCCATGAGGGCGCTCACTGGCAGCGAGCGCTGATGAGGCTGGGCGACGATGCCGAGCGCTATCTGGAGCGGGCGCTGTCGTCCAAGGAACGCAGAGAGTACCGCCGCCAACGTAACCGCCTGGCCGAGTTGGGCGACTTACGTATTCGTGCGCTGCAACCCAGCGGCGAGGACTTGGCGGCCTGGCTCGCGGCGTTCGTCAAACTCGAGCTGAAGGGCTGGAAAGGTGAGTCGCAATCGGCTTTGGGTAGCCGCCCGGAATCCCGCCGCTATTTCGAGGCAGTCGCCAGCGCCGCGTATGCCCGCGGTCAGCTGATGATGCTCGAAATGTCCCTCGATGGCCGTCCGTTGGCGATGCTCTGCGACTTCCTCGCCCCGCCGGCTGCTTTTGCCTTCAAGATCGCCTTCGATGAGGACTACGCCAAATATTCGCCTGGCGTACTCCTCATCCTCGAGTACATCCACCGGCGTAACGAACTCGAGGAGCGCGGCATCGAGTGGATGGACTCCTGCTCGAACCCAGATAACGTCTTGATCAATCGCCTATGGCTGGAGCGCAAGCCGCTATGCACCTTCATGCTCAGCAGCGGTTCGCCGCTGGCCGATCTCTGGGTCAGCCTCTATCCCTATGCGAAACGCCTGAAGGACTGGCTGAAAAGGCGCTAG